TTCCGGTTACTGTAATTGCTTTCATTAGCTCCTCCTGATTCGCCGGCAAGTTAAGACTGGTACGGTCACCACCTTCAAAACCATCTGCTTCGACTTTCATTTCTTCACCTTCAAGGCGTTCATTCAATCCTAATACTAAAACTACAGCATCCGCCTGATTCGCGACGTTAACAGCTTCTTTTAAAACATCTTCCTGTGGTTCAGACCATAAAAGCTGGGCTATTGCATCACCATATGTATTTTGGTATTTAACTTCTATTTTATATTTTTTTCCGGCTTCCAATTCCAGTTTTTGAGGACGAATTCTCGGATGATGGCTGTTTTTTCCACCTGATGTTTTTCCTGTTTCGATATCGATAGTCATAAAAGGCTTGGACCATTCAGAAATATTGTAAAGTCCGGTTTTTGGTGGTACAATATAACCAGTCCATTTTACGCTATAATTACCCATTTTCATACGGGGATCAGGTGTATCAATATCCCAGTGAAAATCGATGTTATCATCTATGCGGGTAAAAAGAGGTTTTCCCTGATATTCTTTATTGTCAAAATATTCTGCTGTCAGACCTTGCACTCCATTTTCATTTTGAAGATAAACAGAAGGGATAACTTTCATTTCAGGAACTCCTTTTGCAAGATCTGTACCCTTTGCGTATAGTACTTTAGCATGAGGTTCTAATTTATTTTGAATGCCTTTTAGCACCGTTACCGGATTGCTGGGAATACCGCTGTAATTTCCCCATAAAGACTGTGCATCGTTAGCATTTGGGCCAATAACGGCAACCGTTTTGATTTCTTTAAAAAGTGGAAGTGTATTGTTCTGATTTTTTAAAAGAACAATACTTTTTTGAGAAGCTACGCGGGCCAGCCAGTCATGAGCGGAATTGTTGTTAACCGAATAAGGGATTTGTGCATAAGGCACAATCTCCTCAGAATCAAACATACCTAATTTAAAGCGTGCCGTAAACAAACGTTTTATCGTAATGTCAATATCAGCTTCTGTAAGCAATTTTCGGTCAAGTGCTTCTTTTAATGATTTATAACTGCTTCCACACTCCAAATCTAATCCTGTTTTTACTGCCAAAGCTGAAGCTTCTGCTGCATCATTGGTAATTTTGTGGTATTTCCAAATATCTGTAACAGCACCACAGTCAGAAACAATGTAACCCTTAAATCCCCAATCATTTCGAAGAATATTGAACAGGAATGGGCTTGCACTGGCAGATTCGCCTCTAAAACGATTATATGCTCCCATTACAGAGTAAACATGACCTTCTTTTACCAAAGTACGAAAAGCAGGAAGATACGTTTCATAAAGATCGATATCGCTGGTTTCAGCATTAAAAA
The Flavobacterium flavigenum genome window above contains:
- a CDS encoding glycoside hydrolase family 3 C-terminal domain-containing protein; translated protein: MLNFLALNTFAQEKFPFNNPNLTTEQRVDDLVSRMTIDEKISQLMDSSPAIERLGVPEYNWWNESLHGVARAGYATVFPQSISIASSWDRQLIFDVANAISDEARAKHHEYLRRGQHGMYQGLTFWSPNVNIFRDPRWGRGHETYGEDPFLTGQLGLKYVTGLQGTDEKYFKVIATAKHYAVHSGPEPSRHLFNAETSDIDLYETYLPAFRTLVKEGHVYSVMGAYNRFRGESASASPFLFNILRNDWGFKGYIVSDCGAVTDIWKYHKITNDAAEASALAVKTGLDLECGSSYKSLKEALDRKLLTEADIDITIKRLFTARFKLGMFDSEEIVPYAQIPYSVNNNSAHDWLARVASQKSIVLLKNQNNTLPLFKEIKTVAVIGPNANDAQSLWGNYSGIPSNPVTVLKGIQNKLEPHAKVLYAKGTDLAKGVPEMKVIPSVYLQNENGVQGLTAEYFDNKEYQGKPLFTRIDDNIDFHWDIDTPDPRMKMGNYSVKWTGYIVPPKTGLYNISEWSKPFMTIDIETGKTSGGKNSHHPRIRPQKLELEAGKKYKIEVKYQNTYGDAIAQLLWSEPQEDVLKEAVNVANQADAVVLVLGLNERLEGEEMKVEADGFEGGDRTSLNLPANQEELMKAITVTGKPVILVLINGSALSINWANDNVPAILTAGYPGQQGGNAIADVLFGDYNPAGRLPVTYYKSVDQLPPFENYDMKGRTYRYFEKKPLYPFGFGLSYTKFKYSNLKLPANINAEKNFEVSVDVTNTGDRDGDEVVELYIKDEKASTPRPIVQLEGFERIYLKKGETKTVYFTITPRQLSLINKKGMRVVEPGWFTISVGGKQPDNSNDLLKARFSYKGKTIIFEK